Genomic segment of Nitrospirota bacterium:
GCGATGGCCGCCTCGCGGATGCCCTGGGGCCGGATGCCGTGCGTAAGGTCCACGATGACCGCTTCGGGGTGGATGCGGAGGATGACGCCCTTCATCTGGCCGACGAAGGGGTCGATGGAGCCGAAATCAGTGGTCAGGGTTATCAACCAGGAGCCCGCCCACGAGGTCGTTGATGTCCTCGATGCCCTTGTCCCTCATGTAGCTCTCGATGCCCTCCACGACGTCCACCGCGGCGGTGGGAGTGACGAAATTGGCGGTTCCCACGGCCACCGCCCGGGCCCCGGCGAGGATGAACTCCAGGGCGTCCCGCGCGTTCATGATGCCGCCCATGCCGATGACCGGCACGCTCACCGCGCCGGCCGCCTCCCAGACCATGCGCAGGGCAACGGGCTTGATGGCGGGTCCGGAGAGCCCCCCGACGACATTGCCCAGGACGGGCCTCCTTTTCTCCAGGTCCATGGCCATCCCCGGCAGGGTGTTTATGAGGGAGACCGCCTCGGCCCCGGCGTCCTCCGCGGCGCGGGCGGCGGCCTTGATGTCCGGGGCGCTGGGGGAGAGTTTGACGATGAGGGTGGCCCCTTTCACCGCGGCCCGGACCTTGCCCACGAGGCTGCCGAGCATCCGGGTGTTCGCGCAGAAGGCCATGCCGCCCCTGCTCACGTTGGGGCAGGAGACGTTCAGCTCGATGCCGTCAAGGCCCGCCTCGTCCAGGGCCCGGGCGAGCTTGACGTACTCCGCCGGCGTGCTCCCCAGGACATTGGCCACGGCGGCGGTGTCGAACTGCCGGATGAAGGGAAGCTTCTCCTTGAGAAAGCTCTTCAAGCCCACGTTCTGAAGCCCGATGGCATTGAGCATCCCGCAGGGGGTCTCCCAGATGCGGGGGGCGGGGTTGCCCTGCATGGGCCTGAGGGAAATGCCCTTCATCACCACCGCCCCGAGGCGGCCCAAGTCGTAGAACTCGGCGTACTCCTCCCCGTAGCCGAAGGTGCCGGAGGCGGTCATCACCGGGTTCTTAAGCCTGAGCTTCCCTATCGAGACGGCCGTGTTCAGAGGACCACCCCGTCGAGCTTGAAGACGGGGCCTTCCTTGCAGACCCGCCGATATCCCCCGGGCGTGCGCACGGCGCAGCCCATGCAGGCGCCTATGCCGCAGGCCATGAACTCCTCGAGGGAGACCACCCCCTTGACCGACCTCTCCGCGGCCAGCCGGAGCACGGCCCGTGCCATGCCCCGGGGGCCGCAGACGTAGAGGAAGTGCTCCGGCCCCAGACCGAACTCATCGAGCATCCCGGGGACCATGGCCGCGGAGCCGCAGGTGCCGTCCTCGGTGCAGAGGACGAGCCTCCGGGCGATGCCCTCCAGCTCCTCCATCATGACCATCTCCTCCACGGTCCTGGCCCCGTAGATGACCGCGGCCTTCCCCTTGAGATGCTTGATGAGCGGGAAGACCGAGGCTATGGCCGTCCCTCCGGCGGCCACCACGGGGGTCTTGCCCCGGGGAGGCAGGGGATAGGCGTTTCCGAGGGGGCCCAGGACCGCCAGGGTCTCCCCCGGACGGACGCGTCTCAGAAGCTCCGTGCCCCGTCCCCGCACGCGGTAGAGGATGTGCACCCGGCCCTCCTCGTGGTCGAACATGCAGAAGGGCCTTTTCAGAAGCGGCTCCAGGCCGGTCCCCACGCCCACCATGTAGAACTGCCCCGGCCTGGGCGGGAGTGTTTCCGCGAGGGGGAAGAAGCGGAGAACGTACGTGTCCTTCTTCACTTCGCTGTTGTCAAGGACGCGCGCCCCGAAGCTCCGCACCGCCCCGCGGGGTATTGAAGCTCTACTGGAAGGTGACATCCAGGACTTCGTAGCTGAGCATCCTGGCAGGGGCCTTTATCCGGACCTCGTCGCCCACGGCCCTGCCCAGAAGGCTCCTGCCCACGGGGGAGGACAGGGAGATTCTCCCGTGCTTGGCGTCGGCCTCCTCCTCTCCCACCAGGGTGTAGGTGACCTCGTCGTCGGTGTCCAGGTCCAGGAGCGTTACGGTGGCGCCGAAGGCAACCCTGTCGTGGTTCAACTGCGACGGGTCGATGACCTGGGCGCGGGCCAGCTTCTGCTGAAGCTCCTGGATTCTGCCCTCTATGAACGACTGTCTTTCCTTGGCAGCATGATATTCGGCGTTCTCCGAGAGGTCCCCGTGGCTCCTGGCCTCGGCGATGTCCCGAACGTTCCGGGGGCGCTCCACCTTGAGGAGCCTCTCGAGCTCCTCCTTCACCTTTCTGTGGCCTTCGGGGGTCATGGGAAATCTCTTCATGGCGCGCCTCCTCATGAAAGAACCTGAGAATAATACTCTAACACGTTAGCGGCGCTTTTTGTACCGCGTCCGGGACGGGGACCGCCCCCCTCTGCCTCTGTGGTAAACTTAGCGCATGACCCTGTACCTTATTGACGGAAATTCCTATATCTACAGGGCTTTTTACGCCATCAAGGGGCTCACGGACCCCCAGGGCAGGCCCACCAACGCCGCCTTCGGCTTCACCAACATGCTCATGAAAATCGTCCGCGAGAAAAGGCCCGACGCCCTGGTGGTCTCCTTCGACAGGCCCGAGCGCACCGAGCGCCACGAGATGTACGCCGCGTACAAGGTGCACCGCAAGGAAACCCCCGATGAGCTCGTCGAGCAGATACCCCTCATCAAGGAGCTCATACGGGCGTTTCGCATCCCCGTCTTCGAGGTCGCGGGCTACGAGGCGGACGACGTCCTGGCCACCCTGGCCCAGTGGGGGGCGGGGAGGGGCATGGAGGTCTTTATCGTCACCAGCGACAAGGACATGCTGCAGCTCGTGGGCGGCCCCATAAAGGTCTACGACCCGATGAAGGACAGGGTGCTGGGCGAGGAGTACGTCACGGAGCGCTACGGCGTGCCGCCGGCGCGCATCGTCGAGTACATGGCCCTCGTGGGGGACGCCAGCGACAACATACCGGGCTTGAAGGGCGTGGGGGACAAGACGGCCAAGGATTTGCTCGGCCGCTTCGGCTCCTTGGGGGAGCTCATGGAAAACCCCGGGCGCATCGAGAAGGAGAGGCTCAGAAAGACGGTCACCGAAGGCAGGGAGACCATCGAGCTCAGCAGGCGGCTGGCCGAGATACGGTGCGACGTGCCCCTGGAGATACGGGAAGGGGACATCGCCCTGAAGGAGCCGGACTGGCAGGCCCTCCTCAGGATATTCCGGGAACGCGGCTTCACCTCCCTCATGCAGAGAATCCCGGAGAGCTCGGCCGGCCGGGCCTTCGAGGCCGTCCTCACGGAGGAAAGGCTCCGGGAAATTCTGGAGGGCGTAAGGGACGAGTTCGCCCTGCGCACCCTGGCTCCGGAGGGGGAGGGGCTTCTGGGCCTGTCCCTTTCCACCCCCGCGGGGGAGAGCGTTTATGTCCCCCTGGCCCACAGGTACGAGGGCACGCCCCGGCAGATGGACCTGGCCTTGGTCCTGGGGCTCCTGGCCCCGCTTTTTGAGGACGAGCGCGTCAGCAAGGCCGGCCATGACATGAAAAAGGACATCCTTGCCTTGCGGGCGGAGGGGGGGCGCGAGCTGCGGGGTACGCTCCTTGACGTCATGGTGGCCTCGTATCTGCTGAACCCCCTGAGGGCCGGGCACACGCTGGAAACACTGGCGCTTGAGTATCTTTCGAAGAGGAAGAAGACCTTGAACGGGAGCGCCGGCCTGGCCGCCCTGGAGGTGCGGGAGGCCGCACAGTACATGGCCGAGGAGGCCGAGCTTGCCCGCGAGCTGGAGGACGTGCTCTTTGCAAGGATATCCCGTGAGGGGCTCGACCGGGCCTACTACGAGATGGAGATGCCCCTTCTTACCGTGCTTGCGGACATGGAGGAGGCCGGCATGCGCATGGACGCCGGGAGGCTCGCCGAGCTGAGCAAGGAACTCGTGCGGGAGCTTCAGTCGCTGAAGCAGCGCATATACTTCCTGGCGGGCGAGGAGTTCAACATAAACTCCCCCCGGCAGCTCGGGCGGGTGCTCTTCGAGCGCCTGGGCATGAAGCCCGGGAAGAGAAAGAAAACGGGGTACTCCACGGAGATGAGCGTCCTGGAAGAGCTGGCCCGGGAGCACGAGCTTCCCCGGGAGGTCCTGAACTGGCGCACCCTGGCCAAGCTCAAGAACACCTACGTGGACGTCCTGCCGCGCCTGGTGCGCAAGGAGACCGGGCGCCTGCACACGTCCTTCAACCAGACGGTCACGGCCACCGGCAGGCTCTCCAGCACGGAACCGAACCTGCAGAACATACCCATCCGCGGCGCCTGGGGCGCGCGCATCAGGGAGTGCTTCGCGGCCGAGGAGGGAAACATCCTCCTCTCGGCGGACTACTCGCAGATAGAGCTCCGCCTCCTTGCACACCTGAGCGGGGACGCCGCCCTCGGGGCGGCTTTCCACGAAAACAGGGACATCCATGCACGGACGGCTTCGGAGCTCTTCGGAGTCACGCCCGGGGAGGTGACCCCCGAGATGCGCAGGGTGGCCAAGTCGGTGAACTTCGGCGTCGTCTACGGCATATCCCCCTTCGGCCTGTCCGAGTCCCTGGGCATAAGCAGGGAGGAGGCCCAGCGGTACATAACCGCCTATTTCGCCAGCCACCCCGGGGTGAGCGCGTACATTTCCTCCGTGCTGGAGCAGGCCGCGAGGGACGGTTACGTGGCCACGCTCATGGGTCGGCGGCGGCCCATACCCGAGCTGAGGAGCAGAAACAGGAGCACCCGCCTTCTGGGGGAGCGCCTGGCCGTCAACACGCCCATGCAGGGCTCGGCCGCCGACATCATCAAACTGGCCATGGTCCGGATCAACCGCCGCCTGAAGGACGGGCGGCTCCGTGCCAGGATGATCCTTCAGGTGCATGACGAGCTGCTCTTTGAGGCCCCGGAGGCGGAGGAGCCCGAGGTATCCCGGCTCGTCAGAAAAGAGATGGAGGGGGTGGTGGAGCTTTCGGTGCCCCTCAAGGTGGAGATGGGGAGAGGGCGCAACTGGGCGGAAGCGGCACACTGACCCCTCATCTCCGGGGTGCAGGGGCCGGAAAAGCCTCGCATATGCTTGTATAAAGGCGAGGGGAGGATTAAAATACAGCAATGTCCGCCGGGCGGAAGGGTGTTTTCACAAAGAAGGAGCTCCAGGAGAAAACAGTGCGCGAACTCCTCACACTTGCCAGGGAAGAGGGAGTCGGGACGGCCTCCCGGCGGAAGGCGGACATCATCGAGGCGCTTCTCAGAAGCGCCCGGGCGCGGGGGAAGCGCCCAAGAGGCAAAAAAAGCTCCTCGCCGGTAGGCGCCGCGCGCCAAGCGACGGAGGTGACCGCGTCTTCGCCCGCCGCGGGCCGCCCGAAAGGCAAAAAGGTTCCTCGCCCCTCGCCGAAGCCCGCCGATGTGTCGCCCGCCACTGGACCCCTTGGACGTCCCGCCGCCTCTGCGGCCGAAAAGCCGGAGTCTTCCGGCCGCCGGAGCAAGCCGGAAGGCCCCGGCCCGGAGAGGGGGAGCGAGAGGGACGATGCGGCACCCGTCTCTTCACCCCCGGTGCGGCCGGAGGAGCTCGATGGAGTGAATGAGGCCTTCTCGGGCCCTCCCTATGCCGCCGGCGCCATGCCTCCCTGGGCACCCGAGCCCGTGAAGCCCGAGCCGCCGGGGCCGCCCCCTCCGCCTCCAGCGGCCAAAGCGAAGGCGGGCGTCTATGTCTTTGCGGTGGACCCGTCCCGCCTGTTCGCCTGGTGGGAGCTGCCCGAAGGGCGGCCCGGCAGCGAGCGGCTGACCCTGCGCCTCTATGACGTGACAGGGGCGGACTACCGTCTCTTTCAGAAGGGGAGCTATAAGGACGTGGACGTCTCCCCGGGGGAGAGAAGCGCCTATCTGCCGGTGGAGCCGGGACGGAGCTACAGGGTAGCCCTGGGCCTGAGGGAAGCGGGGCGGGGGTTTGCCCTTCTTGCCGTCTCGGAGGCCATTGCCGCCCCCGGCGAGGGTCCCTCGGAAGAAGAGGCCGTGCTGCCCGAGGAGTTTCTCCGTTACCGCCCTGGTCCCTCAAGCTCCTGAGGGCTCGTCGTCCTCCTCGGCCAGCGGGTGGGCCCTGTCGTAGACATCCATCAGGTGGGCCACATCCAGGTGGGTGTACTTCTGGGTGGTGCTGAGCGATGCGTGGCCCAGGAACTCCTGTATCACCCTGAGGTCCGCCCCCCCGTGCAGAAGATGCGTGGCGAAGCTGTGCCTCAGCGTATGGGGAGTGACCCTGCCGCTCAGGGCCTCCATCTGGGAGTACCGCCGCACCAGGCGGCGCACGCTCCGCGCCGTGAGCCTCCCGCCGCGCGCGTTGAGGAAAAGGGCGGTGCTCTCCGGTTTCAGGTGGAGCCTCCGGGCCGTGTACGCCCCGAGGGCCGCGAGGGCCTTCCGGCCCACCGGCACGATGCGCTCCTTTCTGCCCTTGCCCATCACCTTGACCAGTCCTTCGCCCGGGTTGAGGTCCCCGGTGTCCAGGCCCACAAGCTCGCTCACCCGGAGGCCGCTTGAATAGAAAAGCTCCAGAATGGCCCTGTCCCTGAGGACGAGGACGTCGTCTCCCCGGGGTTTCTCCACCAGGGCGAAGGCCTCGTCCACGGTGAGAAAGCGCGGGAGTTTCCGGGGGTTGCGCCTTCCTGTAGGCCCGGAGGGTGTTGGAGGAGACGCCCCTCTGCACCTGCATGTACCGGAGGAACTTCTCCACGTGCTCTTTCATGACAAAAACTGAAACAGCAGGGCCGTGATGCCCGCCCCGACGATTGCCCCCAGGGCCACCTCGCCCGGTTTGTGCACCTTGGTGGCTATCCTGCTTTGTGCGATGAGGAGGGCCAGAATGAGGCTGAGGACGGAGGCCATCAGGTTGCCGGTGCAGTAGGTCACCGAGACCCAGATGGAAAAGGCCAGGGCGGCGTGCCCGCTGGGAATCCCCCCGCTGAAGGGATGGCCCTTGCCGAAATAGGCCTTCATGAGGACCACCGCGATGAGCACCACGACAAAGGCCATCACCGCTATCTCGTCGGGGGGATGGTTCTTTGTGGGGAGCCCTCTCCGAAAGACGTCCTTCAGGTACGGCAGAAGGATGATGGTGCCCATCACCGCGGCCCCGGCTGCGGTGATGAGCACCGCCCCTGCCGCTATGTCCTTGGCGTTTCGGGCCTGCTCGCTGTACTCGGGGGAGAACAGGTCCACCATGGCCTCCATGGCCGAGTTGAGCATCTCGACCATTAAAACCGCGATGACCGCCAGGGAGATGAAGAGAAATTCGTTCCGTGTAACGCCCAGGGCGTAGCTGCCCACGAGCACGAAGGCGGCAGCATAGAAGTGGTAGCGGAGGTGGCGCTGGGTCTTGGCGGCGTGCAGGATTCCTTCGATGGCATAGTTGGCACTGCGTATCCATTGCCGAAGCGGCATTGCTTTTTCCTCTTTACGTTGCTCCTCCGGTATTGTACCACGCCTCCGGAGCCCCGGTGTTTTCGGTCACAGACACACGCCGGGGCCCGCCTGCTTAATAGAGTCGGTGTGCAGGGGCTTTGCCTCACAATGGCCGATAGGCCGGTCTGTTCGGGCGCTTTTGGTTGGGAAGCGTGGAAACGATTTATAATAGAGAAGGATATGAACCTTCTTTCCATGCCAAGGGGCATCGCCTTCGGACCATGTCTTTTCCTCCGCCGGGGCCCCTTCAACGGGGTTTCCGCAGCCTGGGGAGACGCCGCTCTCATGCCCGGGGCCCGCTCTCGTTCGTCCGTGGCGATTGAGAAAGCCGCGGAGCTTGCCGAAGCAGGGGACGACGGGAGCTTGCGGCCGGCTCTCCCGGTCTCCTCCGGCCCGGAGGACAGGCCGTGAGGATACGCTACACGCGGGCGCTCCTGGCCCTCATGGGCGTGCTCCTTCTGTTTCTGGTCCTCGCGGATGCGGCCATCATCTCCTACCAGAGAAATCTGTTCATCGAGAAGGCGGTTTCCCACGCCGGGCATGAAACGGACCTGATGGTCGAGGCCACGCGGGAGGCCCTGCTCAGGGGCGACGAGGCAGCGGTGCAGACAGCGCTGAACCTCTGGGGGGAGGAGCACGAGGAAATCGCGGGCATACGGGCCGTAGCGCCGGACGGCGTGGAGGTCGCCCGCTACGGAGGCGACCCTCCCCGGGGGGAGACCCTTGAGATTACCCGCAGCGTCGTCCACGGGGGGAGGAAGCTTCTTTCCCTCTCCGTGCTTCTGGACCTCGCCCCCCTCAAGGCGCAGCTCTTCGCCCTGCACCTGCGCGTCCTCGTGGTCTCGGCGGTCTTTGTGGTTTTCATGGGTGCGGTGCTCTGGTATGCGCAGAGGCGCACCGTGCTGGGGCCCATGGAGGAGAGGCTCCTGAGGGGCCAGGCCGAGGAGGAGGCCCTCAAGAAGGCCCAGAAGGGGCTTGAGGCAGAGGTCCAGGAGCGCACGGCGGCACTGAGGGAGCAGCGCGACAGGGCGGAGATGTACCTGGACGTGGCCGGCGTCATGATCGTCGTCCTCAACACCCGGGGAGAAGTGCAGCTCATCAACAGGACGGGCTGCGAGATCCTGGGCTACGCGGAGGCCGACATCGTCGGGAAGGACTGGTTCGAGAATTTCATACCCCAGCGGGTGAGGCCCCAGATGAGACGGGCCTTTGACGACCTGCTTGCCGGGCGCGGGGACACGGCCGTGCGGTACGAGAATCCCGTGCTCAAGCCCTCGGGGGAGGAGCGCATCGTGGCGTGGCAGAACAGGGTTCTCAGGGACGCGGCCGGTGCGGTCATCGGAACCCTCAGCTCCGGAGAGGACATCACGGGGCGCAAGAGGACCGAGGAGAGGCTGGCCGTCAGCGAGGGCTTTCTCCACTCCATCATCGAGGCCGAGCCGGAGTGCGTCAAGATCGAGACCACCGACGGCATTATCCTTCAGATGAACCCCGCGGGGCTGGCCATGGTGGAGGCGGAGCGTCCGGAACAGGTCGTCGGCAAGTCCATGTACTCCGTCGTGGCCCCGGAGGACGTGGACGCCGTCAGGGCCATGAACGAGCGGGTGGCAAAGGGGGAGCGGGGCGAGCTGGAGTTCCGCATCATCGGACTGAGGGGGACGCTGCGGTGGATGCAGTCTCATGCCGTCCCCTTTTATGACGAGGGACGCGGCGAAACCGTCATTCTCGCCGTCACCCGGGACGTCACCGAGAAGAAGAAGGCCGAGGAGAACCTCAGAAGAAGCGAGCATTCCTACCGGACCCTCTCCGAGAGCCTTCCGGGCATTGTGTACCGCCTGACACCGGGCGATGGGGCGTGCATGCAGTTTTTCAACGACGCCGTGGAGTCCATGACGGGCTATCGGGCCGAGGAGCTGGCGGGAGCAGGCGAGGTCTGCTCCATCGCCGGGCTTATCATTGCCGAGGACAGGGAAGAGGTGGTGCGCACCGTGGAGACGGCTGTCAGGGAGAACAGGCCTTTCCAGCTCGAATACCGCATCCTGCACCGGGACGGCAAGGTCCGCCATTTCCTGGAGCGGGGGCAGCCCGTGCCGGCCGCCTCCGGCTCTCCGGCCCATATCGACGGAGTCATCTTCGACATCACCGCCCGGAAGAAGGCCGAACAGGAATTGAGGGACGTAAACACCACCCTCTACACCCTTGTGGACCATATGCCCGAAGGGGTGGTGCTCCTGGACGAGGGGTCGCGGGTGGTCCTGGCAAACCCCATCGGCCTGGACAACCTCAGGACCCTCGCGGGCGCCCGGGTGGGCGACGTGGTCTCCGAGATTGCGGGGCGTCCCCCGAGGGACTTCCTCGTCTCCGCGTCGGACCTGAGGGGCCACGAGGTGCGGGGCCCCTCGGGGACGTCCTTTCAAATCGCCGCGCGGACGATACAAAGGGGCGGCGGGGAGGAAAGCGGCCTGGTCCTCGTCCTCAAGGACGTCACCAAGGCCCGGGAGCTGGAGAGGAGGCTCAATCTCCAGGAAAGGCTGGCGGGCATCGGGCAGCTGGCCTCCGGCATCGCGCATGACTTCAACAACATCCTGACCTCCGTCATCGGGTACTCCGAGATGCTCCTGACCGACAGGGCCCTCTCGGAGGACGTCCGCTCCCAGATAGACGCCATCCAGCAGAGCGGACAGAGGGCCGCCGACCTCATCCAGCAGATACTGGACTTCAGCCGGAAGTCCGTG
This window contains:
- a CDS encoding PAS domain S-box protein translates to MRIRYTRALLALMGVLLLFLVLADAAIISYQRNLFIEKAVSHAGHETDLMVEATREALLRGDEAAVQTALNLWGEEHEEIAGIRAVAPDGVEVARYGGDPPRGETLEITRSVVHGGRKLLSLSVLLDLAPLKAQLFALHLRVLVVSAVFVVFMGAVLWYAQRRTVLGPMEERLLRGQAEEEALKKAQKGLEAEVQERTAALREQRDRAEMYLDVAGVMIVVLNTRGEVQLINRTGCEILGYAEADIVGKDWFENFIPQRVRPQMRRAFDDLLAGRGDTAVRYENPVLKPSGEERIVAWQNRVLRDAAGAVIGTLSSGEDITGRKRTEERLAVSEGFLHSIIEAEPECVKIETTDGIILQMNPAGLAMVEAERPEQVVGKSMYSVVAPEDVDAVRAMNERVAKGERGELEFRIIGLRGTLRWMQSHAVPFYDEGRGETVILAVTRDVTEKKKAEENLRRSEHSYRTLSESLPGIVYRLTPGDGACMQFFNDAVESMTGYRAEELAGAGEVCSIAGLIIAEDREEVVRTVETAVRENRPFQLEYRILHRDGKVRHFLERGQPVPAASGSPAHIDGVIFDITARKKAEQELRDVNTTLYTLVDHMPEGVVLLDEGSRVVLANPIGLDNLRTLAGARVGDVVSEIAGRPPRDFLVSASDLRGHEVRGPSGTSFQIAARTIQRGGGEESGLVLVLKDVTKARELERRLNLQERLAGIGQLASGIAHDFNNILTSVIGYSEMLLTDRALSEDVRSQIDAIQQSGQRAADLIQQILDFSRKSVSEFETVDLDVFLGEFHRFLRRIIPENILITVETAPGTYRVRADLTKMQQVLVNLAVNARDAMPKGGRLAFALSRMDLREGEAPPFPAMTAGNWVVLEVSDTGEGVPASVLPHIYEPFYTTKGPGRGTGLGLAQVYGIVKQHEGFIDVRTQRGTGTSFFIYLPEEKDLSAPAAAAAEAGAAPRGRGETVLVVEDDAMVRDLVRKVLVEQGYRVLAAGDGAEALEVFAAHQDEIRLVVTDVVMPDIDGIAMSAQMTARKPELRVVAVSGYPMIREKERLREAGIREWVEKPFQAKDLLRVVHGVLTAGA
- a CDS encoding tyrosine-type recombinase/integrase, giving the protein MDEAFALVEKPRGDDVLVLRDRAILELFYSSGLRVSELVGLDTGDLNPGEGLVKVMGKGRKERIVPVGRKALAALGAYTARRLHLKPESTALFLNARGGRLTARSVRRLVRRYSQMEALSGRVTPHTLRHSFATHLLHGGADLRVIQEFLGHASLSTTQKYTHLDVAHLMDVYDRAHPLAEEDDEPSGA
- the polA gene encoding DNA polymerase I, which gives rise to MTLYLIDGNSYIYRAFYAIKGLTDPQGRPTNAAFGFTNMLMKIVREKRPDALVVSFDRPERTERHEMYAAYKVHRKETPDELVEQIPLIKELIRAFRIPVFEVAGYEADDVLATLAQWGAGRGMEVFIVTSDKDMLQLVGGPIKVYDPMKDRVLGEEYVTERYGVPPARIVEYMALVGDASDNIPGLKGVGDKTAKDLLGRFGSLGELMENPGRIEKERLRKTVTEGRETIELSRRLAEIRCDVPLEIREGDIALKEPDWQALLRIFRERGFTSLMQRIPESSAGRAFEAVLTEERLREILEGVRDEFALRTLAPEGEGLLGLSLSTPAGESVYVPLAHRYEGTPRQMDLALVLGLLAPLFEDERVSKAGHDMKKDILALRAEGGRELRGTLLDVMVASYLLNPLRAGHTLETLALEYLSKRKKTLNGSAGLAALEVREAAQYMAEEAELARELEDVLFARISREGLDRAYYEMEMPLLTVLADMEEAGMRMDAGRLAELSKELVRELQSLKQRIYFLAGEEFNINSPRQLGRVLFERLGMKPGKRKKTGYSTEMSVLEELAREHELPREVLNWRTLAKLKNTYVDVLPRLVRKETGRLHTSFNQTVTATGRLSSTEPNLQNIPIRGAWGARIRECFAAEEGNILLSADYSQIELRLLAHLSGDAALGAAFHENRDIHARTASELFGVTPGEVTPEMRRVAKSVNFGVVYGISPFGLSESLGISREEAQRYITAYFASHPGVSAYISSVLEQAARDGYVATLMGRRRPIPELRSRNRSTRLLGERLAVNTPMQGSAADIIKLAMVRINRRLKDGRLRARMILQVHDELLFEAPEAEEPEVSRLVRKEMEGVVELSVPLKVEMGRGRNWAEAAH
- a CDS encoding dihydroorotate dehydrogenase, which produces MNTAVSIGKLRLKNPVMTASGTFGYGEEYAEFYDLGRLGAVVMKGISLRPMQGNPAPRIWETPCGMLNAIGLQNVGLKSFLKEKLPFIRQFDTAAVANVLGSTPAEYVKLARALDEAGLDGIELNVSCPNVSRGGMAFCANTRMLGSLVGKVRAAVKGATLIVKLSPSAPDIKAAARAAEDAGAEAVSLINTLPGMAMDLEKRRPVLGNVVGGLSGPAIKPVALRMVWEAAGAVSVPVIGMGGIMNARDALEFILAGARAVAVGTANFVTPTAAVDVVEGIESYMRDKGIEDINDLVGGLLVDNPDH
- the greA gene encoding transcription elongation factor GreA — its product is MKRFPMTPEGHRKVKEELERLLKVERPRNVRDIAEARSHGDLSENAEYHAAKERQSFIEGRIQELQQKLARAQVIDPSQLNHDRVAFGATVTLLDLDTDDEVTYTLVGEEEADAKHGRISLSSPVGRSLLGRAVGDEVRIKAPARMLSYEVLDVTFQ
- a CDS encoding dihydroorotate dehydrogenase electron transfer subunit — encoded protein: MSPSSRASIPRGAVRSFGARVLDNSEVKKDTYVLRFFPLAETLPPRPGQFYMVGVGTGLEPLLKRPFCMFDHEEGRVHILYRVRGRGTELLRRVRPGETLAVLGPLGNAYPLPPRGKTPVVAAGGTAIASVFPLIKHLKGKAAVIYGARTVEEMVMMEELEGIARRLVLCTEDGTCGSAAMVPGMLDEFGLGPEHFLYVCGPRGMARAVLRLAAERSVKGVVSLEEFMACGIGACMGCAVRTPGGYRRVCKEGPVFKLDGVVL
- a CDS encoding DUF4912 domain-containing protein, with translation MNEAFSGPPYAAGAMPPWAPEPVKPEPPGPPPPPPAAKAKAGVYVFAVDPSRLFAWWELPEGRPGSERLTLRLYDVTGADYRLFQKGSYKDVDVSPGERSAYLPVEPGRSYRVALGLREAGRGFALLAVSEAIAAPGEGPSEEEAVLPEEFLRYRPGPSSS
- a CDS encoding diacylglycerol kinase codes for the protein MPLRQWIRSANYAIEGILHAAKTQRHLRYHFYAAAFVLVGSYALGVTRNEFLFISLAVIAVLMVEMLNSAMEAMVDLFSPEYSEQARNAKDIAAGAVLITAAGAAVMGTIILLPYLKDVFRRGLPTKNHPPDEIAVMAFVVVLIAVVLMKAYFGKGHPFSGGIPSGHAALAFSIWVSVTYCTGNLMASVLSLILALLIAQSRIATKVHKPGEVALGAIVGAGITALLFQFLS